The genomic window cccaagatgccacgcagtgggactgaacccggaacctgtcgacctgttttgctgaactgctaagttaagtggtggtgtgggacaaacacagacacatattcacacaaggtggtatcaaaaagtttccgggactagttctgtagcatgccaacagatggcagcacacagttgtgcGTGcaatgagagctagcagtgaccttcataagGCAGTATGCCAATTAGCAACACTGTGTTTAcctcacaagttgtgaaatttgtgttttcatGATTACATATAAgctgtaatccatgatttttaggcgcaggagtggctgtgtggtaagtagcttggttaccaaccacatggttctgggttcagtcccactgcgtggcaccttgggcaagtgtcttctactatagcctcgggccgaccaaagccttgtgagtggatttggtagacggaaactgaaagaagcccgtcgtatatatatatgtataggtgcaggagtggctgtgtggtaagtagcttgcttaccaaccacatcattccgggttcagtcccactgcatgacaccttaggcaagtgtcttctgctatagcctcaggccgaagaGATactaccaggcgcaggagtggctgtgtggtaagtagcttggttaccaaccacatggttccgtgttcagtcccactgcatgacaccttaggcaagtgtcttctgctatagcctcgggccgaagaGATactaccaggcgcaggagtggcggtgtggcaagtagcttgtttaccaaccacatggttctgggttcagtcccactgcgtggcacctcgggcaagtgtcttctgctatagcctcaggccgaagaGATactaccaggcgcaggagtggctgtgtggtaagtagcttgcttaccaaccacatcattccgggttcagtcccactgcatgacaccttaggcaagtgtcttctgctatagcctcgggctgaagaGATactaccaggcgcaggagtggctgtgtggtaagtagcttggttaccaaccacatggttctgggttcagtcccactgcgtggcaccttgggcaagtgtcttccactatagcctcatttacacacacgcataaatataggatgggcttctttcagtttctgtctcccagttgtagaaacactgccagatcagatttgaaactggtgcaggagactgcaccagtttcaaatctgatctggcagtgtttctgcagttggatgcccttcctaatgccaaccactctgagagtgtagtgggtgctttttacggggtCACAGGGGTATGGtattgaccacatttggatggtgctttttacatgccaccaccacAGGAGCtggtgatatacatacacatatacatacatacatatatatatatatatataggaaatagtaGCACAACAGAGTACCtgtgtttgctggaaatagcagccaataacTGTACGGTGCTatgtaaagcttcactgaatgtATAGAGACAAAGATGTATGCAGGTGACATACAGAAACAatttttgtcttacctctaggaagaatgCCAGATAAATAGACAACCTAGAATGGATAACCTAGTACTCAGGTTTCAGACTTTCCAGaatacatttgtttttataaatcttGTTAATCTTCTTCAGCTAGGATCACTGAAGATAAAATTTAAAGTATCTGCTAAatttgagacccccttcagtcacgaaactgaccatgggattgcacctagaaagttaccctcccaggcataagtccaggcaaggttgtttatggaagaccagcagtcgcccgtgcatactggcctccccttttcacgccaccagtgttatccaagggaaaggcaaaggagctgatacagcttggcacctgtgacgtcgcaactcatttctacagctgagtgaactggagcaatgtgaaataaaatgtcttgctcaagaacacaacacgtagcccggtctgggattcgagctcacaacctcacgatcgtaaactcgacgctctaaccactgagccatgcgctaaATCATCTGCTAAATCAATGTCTGTATTTTCAGCTGATATGCCTAGCCATAAACAAAACTGAGAtcggtaaaaaaaatttttaaggatGGAGGGTTTCTGCACAGTTTTAATTTGCGGACCACCCAGCCGTGGAGAAAAAGTTACTAAAATGTTGCAATACTTACACTAAACTGCTCCTTTATGCTTTCATCAATGGTTAGTTCTTGCCGGAAAAATGTTTGTCCGAGAGACTGAATAAAAtacaagaggaagagaaagagagagtaagactgctttaagtgaagttaattttttggctcaaaaagcaaaaagcaaggccatgtagggggacatggagttatgtacagggagggtgttcatgcaaagagttcaggccatttcttgtcaagagagactttgaaccgagcggtcgttgacatcttcactatctcgtccggcagcttattccacggatccgcaacccggacggagaaagtccctctctttcgattgagatgaaatcgtcgcagatagagcttttcggagtgaccccacagccgacattctggagcaggagtgaagaacagctctttcgagaggttacactttccgcttatgatgttgtgagcgagaatgagatcaccacggcgtcatcgtttttctagagaataaaggtcgagcgtcttcagcctttcttcataagacaaatgcttgagaccaagaaccatgcacacaaatatattcttttattcttttactcgtttcgttcatttgactgtggccatgctggagcaccacctttagtcgagcaaatcgaccccaggacttattctttgtaagcccagtacttattctaatggtctctgtaaaagaacttggaagattgAGGACTtcagccaggcctttcgtgatacctttaaaaccaggaacttttcagcacccccccccaccacataacaacaacaacaagatttgtgcaaaaacaaaaaaaaacacaacactcaCAAAATAAGAAGGGTCTGAAACATGGGAACAGCGAGGGCACTGGGGTTGGGCCACACCCATGTCGGTTATGGTACATTGGCACTGCAAACACGGGTCCACCTCTACGGAATCGGCAATACGCTGTGCGAATCTTGATACAAAGCTTCGTTGTTCAGTTTGCTTTGCAAGAACTCTGGCATCGAACAAAGAACCGTTTGATGCAAGGGCAAGCTGTCCGTAATAGTCCTTTGGTATTTGGATGGAATCGAATAATTCTTCCTCGACTTCTTTTCTGGCAAAAGCCTGGTTTCTGTCGACTCctggaaatttgaaaaaaaagtgggatcagaaatattaaatctctaaatctctcatagagatacactaccgtcagaaattaattagcacccttgatttgctcttcacctagtggccatatctcgaactattgctttgttgcgagttcactgttgcacagaacgatgacgtaactttgtttgcagagcagtttgagagtctacagccttatgatgttgacatagcagtgcaacaacaacttggagtgcggatgcagacaaatcttcctttgtttaatagatataggtagcgcctcgcaaggaccgaaatcacaccatactaagttttctcatcgcgtaagacgttttgaacagctcataggttaattgatttaacctatttaatgtagaaatttgagaagtgctaattaatttctgacgcaagtgtatgtacggtggtggagcgatagagtggttgtatactgtcaacttaacatgacagtcccataagggaattacaccgccgttgtttagccctaggaagcatcggtgcttcctgtcggccttgactcatttcctgtgtccttatatatttacaaaggggagacaagcacgcccaacagctaagcctgcatctagagacatgcatgtttctgggtcttgctcgtcatcagtctagagtagcgaggcctgctagctgaagatacctgcctagacttcgtaaatatatatatttacagtgaaatctattcactgatcaccaaaatcagaaatattaaatttctaaatatctcatagagatatgtacggtggtggatcgatatagtggttgtatactgtcaacttaacgtgacagtcccgtaagggaattacaccaccgctgtttagccctaggaagcatccacgcttcctgtcggcctttacacatttcctgtgtccttatatttgcgaagggggtgtttgtctccccttcgtaaatatataaggacacagtttTAACTGTATtaggaactagcagtatcgcccggcgttgctcaggtttgtaagggaaataactataaagtatttttagagagttatagccaaaaaatagcaaaaaaatggaaaaaaaaaaatgataaattttttttgagagttaaaaaaggtggagttgcgtcccctagacggtctgtggtttgggtttctgattcttgaccccatgtcgaatttatcgatctttttcagaactggaggaacttttcaaaatttcgccgcgctgcgttagttttgaattatgacattgggctatgtgtgtgtcaagtttcatcagaatcggttgaaagccgtggtcagggtgagggtacaacctaacagacacacagaaaacgcacagacaaactgccgtttatatagagagagatgatgagcTTTGTTATAGTAACTTAGTAgatattttaaaagtttattgTTAATGTATAACTCTTTTTGGTACCAACTTAcctgacgaggctggcaaatggccacgatcggattggtgctttttacgtgccacctgcacaggtgccagacgaggctagcaaatggccacgatcggatggtgctttttacgtgccaccggcacaggggccagacgaggctggcaaacggccacgatcggatggtgctttttacgtgctaccggcacggaggccagtcggaacggcgctggcaacgaccatgttcggatggttctcttatgtgccaccggcactggtatcacagctacaatgtccattgatgttgatcgatgtACTAAACACATGattctaaacaacaataatacattttttatatatttctttattgcccacaaggggctaaacatagaggaaacaaacaaggacagacaaagggattaagtcgattatatcgatcccagtgcgtaactggtacttaatttatcgaccccaaaaggatgaaaggcaaagtcgacctcggcggaatttgaactcagaacgtaacagcagacgaaatacaataatagtaacatcagCCGCAATGATTAAATTGACAAATAACAGAATGGGAGACTGTGGGAGATAAGAATTATTTCAAACTCACCATACAAAATGGTTTTGGTGTTCCTGTTTTGGGTGTTTCTGAAGGTGTAGTCTTGGAGTAGATGCAATGCGATGTCCAGCTTCTTAAGTTCTTCGAATGCCTCATAATAAGTAGCCGTTTTCTCGACACTCGGGGTGCAGGAGAGGAGGACAATTGTTTTCCGCAGACCAGATCTGAAGGGGTACTTGGTTGCAAATTGAACAGCTGCCATGGGATCAGAACCAGCGAACCCATCGTATTTGATTTCTGGAAGAATGTTTGAGAAGCTTGAAGCAGAGAAAAGCAGCTCGGATCCCAATGTTCTTGCATATTGTTCCGGCATGTTCTTTCCACCGAAGCCCACCAGGCCATATCGGATGTGCTTCATTCCTGGAAATAAAAAGAGGTGGAATGGAAATGGATTTAAGAGAGGATTATCCTTTCCCTGGATCAGAAGAAGGAAAGGTAAAGCTGATCTCAACATGACCACTTAGAGACTGATTTCAATAGATATGGCAATACAGAAATTCCCAATTTGTAGAAAtgcccctatttttttttttttttttttttttttttttttacttgtttcagtcatatgactgcggccatgctggagcaccgcctttagtcgagcaaatcgaccccgggacttattctttgtaagcccagtacttattctatcggtctgttttgccgaaccgctaagtgatggggacgtaaacacaccagcatcggctgtcaagctatgctagggggacaaacacagacacacaaacacccacacacatatatatatatatatatatatattaatacactatatacgacaggcttctttcagtttccgtctaccaaatccactcacaaggcgttggtcggccggggctatagcagaagacacttgcccaagatgccgcgcagtgggactgaacccgaaccatgtggtggttagcaagctacttaccacacagccactcctgcgcgctatgttagtttttatttttttacacataccaGAGGAGGGGGTAACCACAACAAGATACGGGCATTTCATTCATTTCCCACAGCCCAAAGAGGCAAGCCCCATCCTatactctttatttgtttcagtcatttgactgcggccatgctggagcaccgcctttaatcgagcaactcgaccccgggacttattcttttgtaagcccagtacttattctatcggtctcttttgccgaaccactaagtgacggggacataaacacaccagcatcggttgtcaagcaatgctagggggacaaacacagacacacaaacatacacgcacacacacatatatatatacatatatacgatgggcttctttcagtttccgtctaccaaatccactcacaaggctttggtcggcccaaagctatagtagaagacactcgcccaaggtgccctgcagtgggactgaacctggaaccatgtggttggtaaacaagctacttaccacacagccactcctgcgcctatattatatatatatatatatatacgacgggcttctttcagtttccgtctaccaaatccactcacaaggctttggtcagcccgaagctatagtagaagacacttgcccaaggtgccacgcagtgggactgaacccggaaccatgtggttggtaaacaagctacttaccacacagccactcctgcgcctatatatatatatatatatatatatatatatatatatatatatatatacgacgggcttctttcagtttccgactaccaaatccactcacaaggctttggtcggcctgaagctatagtagaagacacttgcccaaggttccacgcagtgggactgaacccggaactatgctcGCGTCAAGGCATAGATTTTTtgcttttaaagcctagtacttattctaatggctACTCccactggagagagagagagagagagaaaggaaaagaaagagcaaaagagacagagagagataggaagagaaagagcaagagagagagagaaaggagggcgATGGCACCTATGAAACATTTCAGCAAAAGGGCTCATCAAACcaatgcaagcacagaaaaagagACGTAAAAATCTACAAATGAAAGCAGAGTGTTTCAACTCACCAGATTTATAAAAGATGTCATCGAGGGATTCAGCAAGGTCTTTGATTGCATTAGCCGTCTTCTGGTTGCATTTTCGTTCCTCCACAACGAAGATGATATCGGCAGAGTTTTTGCTGTCCCAGACACTTCTGCCATCCTCTGTGGTGGTGATCGTGAGAATAACTTCATCTCGTCCGTCGGCCAGTAGCCAGTACTCTCCTGGCATGAAACTGCAATGACCAATCAAAACCAGAATATCATCATTTGGGTATTTCCATATATGGTAGTGGTTGTATtagttagtggtagtggtggttgtggtggttgtagtagtggtgatggtggcagtggtggcagtaatggcagtagtggtggtgatggtagtggcagtggtgttgatgatggtggaggttgcAGTTGTGGTGTtgagaatggtggtggtgatagtgatggggtgttgttgttgttgatagtggtggttgttgttgatagtggtggttgttgttgttgtggtgttggtggtggcagtaatggcagtagtggtggtggtgatggtggaggttgttgttgttgttgttgttgttgctgctgctgctgctgctgctgctgctgtttgttgttgttgttgttgttgttgttgttgttggtggtggtgtggtggtggtggtggtggtggtggtggtggtggtggtggtggttgagaagCCTGATGGCTGGTGTACAGTGTGGTGATGGTTGAAATTGTGGCGGTGGTCATGGTCAGTTAATTttgtaagcaaaaaaaaattccagTATGAAACTCTGCTGGCACGTTTACAAAATTAACTGAGTATGACATTCGCCTTCCTCCAGTTGTAGAGAGGCTGTGTGTCTCCAGCTATTTCAATCTAACGAGTCACtaccacaacatcatcatcatcatcatcattgtttaacgtccgctttccatgctagcatgggttggacggttcaactggggtctggggagcccgaaggctgcaccaggccagtcagatctggcagtgtttctacagctggatgcccttcctaacgccaaccactccgagagtgtagtgggtgattttatgtgccaccgacacaggtgccagacgaggctggcgaacggccacgctcggatggtgtttttatgtgccaccgacacaggtgccagacgaggctggcagacggccacgctcggatggtgtttttatgtgccaccgacacaggtgcttttatgtaaatcactatcaccaccaccaccatcctcaacaCCACAAAACATTACAATTTAAAGACATGTAAATATCCTCCTTAATGATCTAGCCCCTTATGAAGCAGATTTCCTCGATTTAGTTACCAGTATCAGATTTTGTAAGAAGCACCATAACTCCTTTCAGACTAATCTGAAATCTGATATTAAAAACTTTAGAAGTTCTAAAAAGAAGTTCATATTTTCTGTCTAGACTAACAACCTGTGGGAAATTATTAAGGATTTACATTATAAGttactaaatattgggttgtccggaaagtttgtgccgatttatagtagcttaccttttgacttattttagaacatggtttgagtccataaaataggattttactacacctccatttagagcacagtttaagctagcttttcgtggaagaagatttatgttcctataacctgtgttaattctgtaaccctttacaacggaagataagaaagttcatttttggcacctaatgctttgggaactagacaaaaattgctgcagctcggctgggatgtgttaccccaccctccatattcaccagatattgctccttcggatttccgcttattcaggtctctgcagaatggtcttaatggtaaaaatttcaattccttggatgtcgtaaaaagataccttgatgaattctttgccatgaaactccctcaattctgggaagagggtattttcaagttaaaggaaagatggagatgcattgtgcaagaaAATCCTTCAtctttggttgattaaaaatgtaatggcaagtatttattgacctttttctttcctttaaaaatcggcacaaactttccggacaacccaataacacCATTTCTACTAAATATAAGATAGCCAACATAGACAGATATTATAATGTTAACAATAAGGCTAAATTCCTCACTAAACTTAGTAAAATCAAGGATAGGTTAGAATGCTTAGCTAAAGGGGAAACCTTTATGACTTTAAAAGACCATAAACCTAATTTTCATAATAAACTCGCTTGTAGATTGTTAAACCTGGTGAGGACCGAAATTGGGTTAGTAGCTAAAAAAATactaagaaaaattaataataaaattagagaAGCCACTTGGCCACAACAATAGAATAACAGTTTTACTATAATAGACTGTTTCAAGAATGTTAAGAATAAGCATCAGCTATGTTTACTCAGTTCGACattatacagggtgattcaaaagtccccatacataggaaaattttatttttttaaaagtaagtTTATACGATCCCCTAGGTTCCCTGATCTGACCCCTCTTGATTTCTGTCTTTGGggggcatttgaaaggcatggtgtatcgCGGAAAGATAAGAGACCTAAATCATTTAAAGGAATGCATCTCCAACTCATTTGGACACGTATCACCAGATGTGCAATTACAAGTTCACAATGAGTGgggtaaacgtattgcaatgtgtaCTCAAAACAATGGTAATCATATAGAGcctgtgaaataaaaaaaaaaaactgttccacACCACCATTTcttcagataactgaagagatggtggtgtggatttccaccttggcatccgaaactcagagttttatcttggcttttgagtaattatcacatattatttttacagatatatatatatatatatatatatatatatatatatatatacaattcataaataagggtatgagtaagtatctcatttattccttttgccacatttatcactgacgaagtgAGGGCTCTTAggagctaaccctgaaatcggtccgatatggtaataatggaattctttagaaatttctgtcggccttttttcgagtagcatgtgtattgtgaaaaaattatatggttaaaggacaatatgtccaatatttggcattagaaattttttcatttgcccttatttatgaattgtttataaatttaacctttaaaggtattttttaatatgctggccattgacaaaattttttttcgaaaaaattttatcctacattagatatatatatatatatatatatatatgtacacaggtgcgggtggcacgtaaaaagcacccactacactcacggagtggttggcattgggaagggcatccagccgtagaaacactgccagatttgactgggcctgatgaagccttctggcttcacagaccccagtagaaccgtccaacccatgctagcatggaaagcggacgctaaacgatgatgatgatgatgatgatgatgatacatatttgTAGGGTGCAGATGGACATAAAGTAAAGCAGATAGACATAATGTACTCACCACAGTAATCGGGTATTGTGAGGTAAATACCCTGCCTGGCACATTGTCGGGTGTAGAACTGAGCTGAGGAACAAATGTCTCCATCTGTGCTCTGTCTTGTTACACACATTTGGTAGTAGTTCTGGGGTTCCACCTGTCTCCACAGAAGAGAAaacaatagttttaaaaaatatgcgaGGGCCAAAAGACAATACAGCAAGTAGGCTTTTCTGTATAAAGCAtttgcattcacatatacacacccatgcatgcatgtaaaaaggacattaaacgatgatgatgatgatgatgatggtggtggtggtggtggtggtggtggtggtggcggcggcggcggtggcggtggcggtggtggtggtggtggtggttgtggcggcggcggcggtggcggtggtggtggtggtggtggtggtggtggcggcggcggcggtggcggtggtggtggtggtggtggtggtggtggtggtggcggcggcggcggtggcggtggtggtggtggtggtggtggcggcggcggcggcggcggcggcggcggtggtgtggggtggtggtggtggtggtggcggcgcggcggcggcggcggcggtggtggttggtggtggtggtggtggtggttttgtggcggcggcggcggtggcggtggtggtggtggtggtgtggtggtggtggtggtggcggcggcggcgggcggtggtggtggtggtggtggtggtggtggcggcggcggcggcggcggcggcggtggtggtggggtggtggtggtggtggtggtggcggcggcggcggcgcggcgggcggtggtggtggtggtggtggtggtggtggttgtggcggcggcggtggcggtggtggtggggtggtggtggtggtggtggtggtggtggttgttgcggCCGGCGGGGGGCGGcaggtatggtggtggtggtggtggggtggtggtggtggtggggggtggccggccggcggcggtggcggtggcggtggtggtggtggtgatgcaggagtggctgtgtggtaagtagcttgctagccagccacatggttccgggttcagtcccactgcgtggcatcttgggcaagtgtcttctgctatagccccaggccgaccaagccttgtgtgagtggatttggtagacggaaactgaaagaagcctgtcgtatatatgtattaatatatatataagtgtgtgtgtatatgtttgtgtgtctgtgtttgtccccctagcattgcttgacaaccgatgctggtgtgtttacgtccccgtaacttagtggttcggcaaaagagaccgctagaataagtactgggcttacaaagaataagtcctggggtcgatttgctcgactaaaggcggtgctccagcatggccgcagtcaaatgactgaaacaagaaaaagagtaaaagagtatatatatatatagataaaatttacttggaagtggatgcgtggtgtttgatcatataattatttctttattgccctcaagggagctaaacatagaggggacaaacaaggggattaagtcgattacatcgaccacagtgagtaactggtacttgtttagtcgaccctgaaaggacgaaaggtaaagtcgacctcggtggaatttgaactcacaacgtaacgacagacgaagtaccgctaagcatttcgcccggcgtgctaacgtttctgccagctcactttgatcatataataataaataaaacatatgcatatatacatacatatatgtacataccgacatctatatgtatatatattaatcaatataagggtagcaaaaaattcaatagaaatttttt from Octopus sinensis unplaced genomic scaffold, ASM634580v1 Contig17413, whole genome shotgun sequence includes these protein-coding regions:
- the LOC115231104 gene encoding uncharacterized protein LOC115231104; its protein translation is MGGTPELLPNVCNKTEHRWRHLFLSSVLHPTMCQAGYLPHNTRLLCFMPGEYWLLADGRDEVILTITTTEDGRSVWDSKNSADIIFVVEERKCNQKTANAIKDLAESLDDIFYKSGMKHIRYGLVGFGGKNMPEQYARTLGSELLFSASSFSNILPEIKYDGFAGSDPMAAVQFATKYPFRSGLRKTIVLLSCTPSVEKTATYYEAFEELKKLDIALHLLQDYTFRNTQNRNTKTILYGVDRNQAFARKEVEEELFDSIQIPKDYYGQLALASNGSLFDARVLAKQTEQRSFVSRFAQRIADSVEVDPCLQCQCTITDMGVAQPQCPRCSHVSDPSYFSLGQTFFRQELTIDESIKEQFSLYWKRFKKAPAGAKNRPHKNRT